A portion of the Malania oleifera isolate guangnan ecotype guangnan chromosome 3, ASM2987363v1, whole genome shotgun sequence genome contains these proteins:
- the LOC131151394 gene encoding protein NRT1/ PTR FAMILY 1.2-like — MYAANEAFEKVASYGLMPNMILYLMRDYGLEMTTGTNILYMWSAATSFMPLIGVVLSDSYFGRFQMIGFGSIASLLGMILIWLTAMIPQARPPPCDQSAQSCQSPTFSQLSLLCSSFLLMSIGSGGIRSSSAAFGLDQLYKGNINLGTKRTLESFFCWYYTAATVSALIALTCIVYIQDHLGWKVGFGVPAIFMFLSTLSFFWASPWYVKLEANRSLFVGLAQVVVAAHRNRHVELNSSKNTDLKLYYNNVESNLKAPTEKLRFFNKACIITSPEKNYNPWSICTVDQVEELKAIIKVIPLWSTGILMSVSMNQGSFPLLQANSMDRCITSKFEIPAGSFGVFTVVAIVIWLPLYDRIILPLASKIMGKPVCLSARKRMGIGLLLSCMSMAVSAIVESHRRRTAVLKGFSDDPKVSVSMSAMWLVPQHCLGGFADCFNAVGQSEFYISEFPESMTGIASNLCGFGMSIANLLASFILSTVNNITRRGGRESWVSTDINKGHFDYYYWLLAALGLVNFVYFLVCCKAYGPRGGERFNVRHEEEDMTGQYSPIHV; from the exons ATGTATGCAGCCAATGAGGCATTTGAGAAGGTGGCAAGCTATGGGCTGATGCCTAATATGATACTTTACTTGATGAGGGACTATGGGTTGGAGATGACAACAGGAACCAACATATTGTACATGTGGTCTGCAGCTACCAGTTTCATGCCCCTCATTGGAGTTGTCCTTTCTGATTCTTACTTCGGCAGATTTCAGATGATTGGATTTGGATCCATTGCGTCTCTTCTG GGGATGATTCTTATATGGCTAACAGCTATGATTCCACAAGCCAGGCCTCCACCCTGCGATCAATCTGCCCAGAGCTGCCAATCCCCAACATTCTCCCAACTTTCATTGCTTTGTTCATCATTTCTCCTAATGTCGATCGGCAGCGGAGGCATCAGGTCATCTTCAGCAGCCTTCGGGCTCGATCAGCTGTACAAAGGGAACATTAATTTGGGAACCAAAAGGACTTTAGAGAGTTTCTTCTGTTGGTACTATACTGCTGCCACAGTTTCAGCCCTCATTGCTCTTACCTGCATTGTGTACATTCAAGACCACTTGGGGTGGAAAGTGGGCTTTGGAGTTCCTgccatttttatgtttttgtcCACTCTTTCATTCTTCTGGGCCTCTCCATGGTATGTCAAGTTGGAGGCCAACAGAAGCTTGTTTGTGGGGCTTGCTCAAGTAGTCGTTGCTGCTCACAGAAACAGACATGTTGAACTAAATTCATCAAAGAACACAGATCTTAAACTTTATTACAATAATGTAGAATCAAACCTCAAGGCACCAACCGAGAAACTAAG ATTTTTTAACAAAGCCTGCATTATTACAAGTCCAGAGAAGAACTACAACCCATGGAGCATTTGCACAGTGGATCAAGTAGAAGAGCTTAAAGCAATAATCAAGGTGATTCCATTGTGGTCAACAGGAATCTTGATGTCAGTCAGCATGAATCAGGGATCATTTCCATTGCTACAG GCAAATTCCATGGATAGATGCATCACTTCCAAATTTGAAATCCCAGCAGGCTCTTTTGGTGTATTTACGGTAGTAGCTATTGTAATATGGCTTCCTCTCTATGACCGCATAATCCTCCCCCTGGCATCCAAAATCATGGGAAAACCAGTTTGTCTCAGTGCCAGGAAAAGAATGGGGATTGGACTGCTACTCTCTTGCATGTCCATGGCAGTGTCTGCTATTGTGGAGAGCCATAGACGGAGAACTGCAGTCTTGAAAGGATTTTCTGATGACCCAAAAGTTTCAGTAAGCATGTCGGCTATGTGGCTAGTGCCCCAACATTGTCTGGGTGGCTTCGCTGACTGTTTCAATGCAGTGGGGCAAAGTGAGTTCTACATTTCTGAGTTCCCTGAAAGTATGACAGGCATTGCATCCAACCTCTGCGGATTTGGAATGTCTATTGCAAACTTGTTAGCAAGTTTTATATTGAGCACTGTTAATAACATCACTAGAAGAGGGGGAAGAGAGAGTTGGGTTTCCACTGACATTAATAAGGGTCACTTTGATTACTATTATTGGCTTCTTGCTGCTTTgggtttggttaattttgtgtATTTTCTTGTTTGTTGTAAAGCTTATGGTCCTCGTGGGGGAGAAAGGTTTAATGTTAGGCATGAGGAGGAAGACATGACTGGACAATATTCACCCATACATGTCTGA